In one window of Palaemon carinicauda isolate YSFRI2023 chromosome 2, ASM3689809v2, whole genome shotgun sequence DNA:
- the LOC137618070 gene encoding craniofacial development protein 2-like, translating into MTPRPEKALTEWRAVNSRLLLAKFIAKQCNMSIRVCYAPTNDSTEKRVEEYHEELQRVIDEIPKMDMKIVIGDFNDKLRSNNERIENVTGVEGLGEVANENGARLIGFCSAKNLGIRAKPIRYLWEGVISDRSEDIVCYCALAGHVLDAEFNFDMLKPGECTIGGKS; encoded by the exons atgacaccaagaccagaaaaggcattaactgagtggagagctgtaaatagtagattgttactagcaaagttcatagctaagcagtgcaatatgagtatcagagtttgctatgccccaacaaatgattccactgAAAAAAGGGTAGaagaataccatgaagaactgcagagggtaatagatgagatccctaagatggatatgaaaattgttattggcgATTTCAATGATAAACTTAGAAGTAATAATGAAAGGATAGAGAATGTGACGGGTGTCGAGGGTctaggcgaagttgcaaatgaaaatggagcacgtcTCATAGGTTTCTGTTCTGCAAAAAATCTTGGAATTAGAG CAAAGCCAATCAGATATCTTTGGGAAGGTGTCATTAGTGATCGTAGTGAGGATATAGTCTGCTATTGTGCTTTAGCAGGTCACGTCCTTGATGCAGAATTTAACTTCGAcatgctgaaaccaggcgaatgtaCCATTGGTGGTAAAAGCTGA
- the LOC137618079 gene encoding uncharacterized protein, producing the protein MMTCTAFLPTGDVKKGFEALRNLESYDEDLDVIFDYFEDTYIGRPMSDNRMRRPRFPLPLWNVFERFQMGLPRTNNAVEGWHTAFQGSLSCSHPTVWLLIEALRKEESLQRTKYLGIMSGEPLRKKKKYENLERRLKSVIDSREDVEITVYLKHLAYNITF; encoded by the coding sequence ATGATGACCTGCACGGCATTTCTCCCTACGGGTGATGTCAAAAAAGGATTTGAAGCCTTGCGTAATTTGGAAAGTTATGACGAAGATCTCGACGTGATTttcgattattttgaagatacctaTATCGGCCGCCCAATGTCAGACAACCGGATGAGAAGACCCAGATTTCCGTTACCATTGTGGAACGTTTTCGAGAGGTTTCAAATGGGTCTTCCCCGAACTAACAATGCCGTGGAAGGATGGCATACTGCTTTCCAAGGAAGTCTTTCATGTAGTCACCCAACAGTCTGGCTCCTAATAGAGGCATTAAGAAAGGAAGAGAGCTTACAGAGGACTAAATATCTGGGAATAATGTCAGGAGAGCCTTTACGTAAGAAGAAGAAATATGAGAACTTAGAAAGAAGACTTAAGAGCGTTATTGATTCTAGAGAAGATGTAGAAATCACTGTTTATCTTAAACACCTAGcttacaatattacattttga